In Nicotiana tabacum cultivar K326 chromosome 19, ASM71507v2, whole genome shotgun sequence, one DNA window encodes the following:
- the LOC107800360 gene encoding uncharacterized protein LOC107800360 codes for MLQHLYLGQFSMMFLLLLCSIFAVLTTAESSIYEVLESHGLPMGLLPKGVKNFTLDNSGKFVVHLDQACNAKFENEFHYDRNVSGTISYGQIHALSGIEAQDLFLWFPVKDIRVDIPSSGLIYFNVGVVSKQFSLSSFETPRDCTAVQLTDLQDDMHIADAISKSQSGELRYKFDQGNIGRKAIL; via the exons ATGCTGCAACATCTTTATCTTGGTCAATTTTCTATGatgtttcttcttctattatgttctATTTTTGCAGTATTAACGACTGCAGAATCATCTATATACGAAGTGCTTGAATCCCATGGATTGCCAATGGGTTTACTTCCAAAAGGTGTGAAGAATTTCACATTAGACAATTCGGGGAAATTTGTAGTCCATTTGGATCAAGCTTGCAATGCTAAATTCGAGAATGAGTTTCACTATGATAGGAATGTATCGGGTACAATAAGTTACGGACAGATCCATGCACTTTCAGGAATTGAGGCTCAAGATTTGTTTCTATGGTTTCCAGTGAAGGATATTCGGGTTGATATACCCAGTTCTGGTTTGATTTACTTCAACGTTGGCGTTGTATCTAAGCAATTCTCTTTGTCTTCATTTGAGACTCCTAGGGATTGTACTGCTGTTCAACTCACGGATCTTCAGGATGACATGCACATAGCTGACGCTATTTCTAAG AGTCAATCAGGGGAGCTTCGGTACAAGTTTGATCAGGGCAATATCGGGAGGAAGGCTATATTGTAG